In Ascochyta rabiei chromosome 2, complete sequence, one genomic interval encodes:
- a CDS encoding Phosphatidylinositol 3,5-bisphosphate-binding protein, which produces MNTRPVLDSDKGPFALSASFNADNSCFSIALESGFRVYSSKSGDQKVAREVGGGIGCAEMLGTTRYIALVGGGKQPKFPQNKVCPEDSSWHLLSHTDITYEVQIWNDATQQVSTSLEFKTPIQRVRLSQTHLIVVLLNKVGIYKMKMPPEKVADYETINNPFGLCELGKNTVAFPGRAVGQVKLFDLTTHNVSIIPAHESPLRALALSQNDSQVATASEQGTLIRLWSFPSCTKLSELRRGVDPAAIFSLAFSPSATTLAVTSDKSTLHIFDIAQPSTQPPDPKDHKWKLLSKVPLLPRQFSDTYSNCSAKFEMGDEPANFGPAARSATLNAGIPGVPGGRPTKGLLGWLDDQTLLIIGAGQDARWEKFNVGFDDAGKRAVVRDGWRRYLD; this is translated from the exons ATGAACACCCGCCCAGTCTTGGACTCTGACAAGGGCCCTTTCGCCCTGTCTGCCTCGTTCAACGCAGACAACTCCTGCTTCTCCATAGCACTCGAGTCAGGGTTCCGCG TCTACTCATCCAAATCTGGTGATCAAAAGGTCGCAAGAG AGGTTGGCGGAGGGATCGGTTGCGCTGAAATGCTCGGCACCACGCGCTACATCGCCCTAGTTGGAGGAGGGAAGCAGCCCAAGTTCCCGCAGAACAAGGTCTGTCCCGAGGACTCCAGCTGGCACCTGCTCTCTCATACTGACATTACCTACGAGGTTCAAATCTGGAACGACGCAACCCAGCAAGTCTCTACCTCGCTTGAGTTCAAGACGCCCATCCAACGCGTGCGCCTCTCGCAGACGCATTTGATCGTCGTCCTGCTCAATAAAGTCGGCATATACAAGATGAAGATGCCTCCCGAGAAGGTTGCCGACTACGAAACCATAAACAATCCCTTCGGCCTGTGTGAGCTGGGGAAGAACACGGTCGCATTCCCAGGCAGAGCCGTTGGCCAGGTCAAACTGTTCGACCTGACCACGCACAACGTCAGCATCATCCCTGCGCACGAATCGCCCCTGCGCGCCCTTGCCCTCAGTCAGAACGACTCCCAAGTAGCCACTGCAAGCGAACAGGGCACGCTGATCCGCCTCTGGTCCTTCCCAAGCTGCACCAAGCTTTCAGAACTACGGCGTGGCGTCGATCCAGCCGCCATCTTCTCACTCGCCTTCTCACCTTCTGCCACAACGCTCGCCGTAACAAGCGATAAATCCACCCTCCACATCTTCGACATTGCGCAACCCAGCACCCAGCCCCCAGATCCAAAAGACCACAAATGGAAACTCCTCTCCAAGGTGCCCCTCCTGCCGCGCCAGTTCTCAGACACCTACTCCAACTGCTCCGCGAAATTCGAAATGGGCGACGAGCCCGCCAATTTCGGCCCAGCAGCCAGATCCGCAACGCTGAATGCTGGGATACCGGGTGTGCCGGGCGGCAGACCCACGAAAGGGTTGCTCGGCTGGTTGGACGATCAGACTCTGCTCATCATCGGCGCTGGTCAGGATGCGCGGTGGGAGAAGTTCAACGTCGGGTTCGACGATGCGGGAAAGAGGGCAGTGGTGCGGGATGGGTGGCGGCGGTATCTCGACTAG
- a CDS encoding homeodomain super, with amino-acid sequence MDQLHSPTVDHVLTFSPYSIKIALPVMEYLTLQDIPHRHCNPVNSHRMASLSSERPVGHMAAVCQYSSLSSRSPDSLYTILPPVTKSTGYRYACRIKKRQRAAAQPNRPLREISLPEHPASPFPSPACSRRGLEGDLFRYSLECDIDPLKRDYALSATHPERSLSKREEYTAWCNTKTRSQNHLQRSSPPLQPGEQNLPGKLPSFNEFVQTTIERTPPHTPSRRNDSTENSPRVRPQFDDVAWSDSKRRRVDTLGDIYARPSNAAEYPPADLRRMSSAIDPALYHADSTRTRQQSAGPSLHRPSLPYPPPAPASTHARHQSQPVAQSHPSYQQPPMHAHRMVVQGSYAQPPPQPGMMYERRQSYYQDPHMQQHAYPYDDRRESVYYANQQFAAPPPAGYEQGYYDVRFQQHVGVDHNAFNRKRRGNLPKEATNLLKEWFNANRQSPYPSEDQKLDLCRATNLSLNQVSNWFINARRRAPQKEQREREANNSTEQ; translated from the exons ATGGATCAACTTCACTCTCCAACAGTCGACCATGTTCTGACATTTTCTCCATACAGTATAAAAATCGCACTGCCGGTCATGGAATATCTTACACTTCAAGATATTCCGCATCGCCACTGCAACCCAGTAAACTCACACAGAATGGCTTCCCTGTCAAGTGAGAGGCCTGTGGGACACATGGCAGCGGTATGTCAatattcttctctttcttcgcgCTCTCCAGACTCTCTTTATACGATCCTTCCTCCCGTCACCAAGTCCACTGGCTACAGATACGCCTGCCGTATCAAGAAACGTCAACGGGCAGCGGCTCAGCCCAACCGCCCCCTCCGCGAAATTTCCCTCCCTGAACACCCCGCTTCCCCTTTTCCCTCACCCGCATGCTCGCGTCGAGGTCTAGAGGGCGATCTCTTTCGTTACTCGCTCGAGTGCGATATAGACCCTCTCAAACGCGACTATGCTCTATCCGCCACCCACCCAGAACGCAGCCTTTCGAAGCGAGAGGAGTACACTGCTTGGTGCAATACTAAGACCAGATCGCAGAACCACCTTCAGCGAAGCTCGCCACCCTTGCAGCCCGGAGAGCAGAACCTCCCTGGGAAGCTACCCTCATTTAATGAG TTTGTCCAGACCACTATTGAAAGAACACCACCACATACGCCGTCCCGGAGAAATGATTCAACCGAGAACTCCCCACGGGTACGCCCGCAATTCGATGATGTAGCCTGGTCAGACAGCAAGCGCAGACGCGTTGATACATTGGGCGACATCTACGCTCGTCCCTCCAACGCTGCAGAGTACCCGCCGGCTGATCTTCGCCGTATGAGCTCTGCCATTGATCCAGCACTGTATCATGCAGACTCTACTCGGACCCGACAGCAATCAGCAGGCCCTAGTCTCCATCGTCCAAGCTTGCCCTACCCTCCTCCTGCACCAGCGTCCACACACGCACGTCATCAGTCTCAACCAGTCGCCCAGAGTCATCCATCCTACCAACAACCTCCCATGCACGCACACCGAATGGTTGTACAGGGCTCTTACGCACAACCCCCGCCTCAACCTGGAATGATGTATGAGCGCAGACAGAGCTACTACCAAGACCCGCACATGCAGCAGCACGCCTATCCATACGATGACCGCCGCGAATCAGTGTACTACGCTAACCAACAGTTTGCTGCGCCGCCGCCTGCGGGGTACGAACAGGGCTACTACGATGTCAGGTTCCAGCAGCATGTTGGTGTCGATCACAACGCGTTCAACCGCAAGCGACGCGGTAATCTCCCCAAAGAAGCCACGAATCTGCTAAAGGAGTGGTTCAACGCAAACCGTCAGTCACCATACCCTAGTGAAGACCAGAAACTTGATCTGTGTCGGGCAACCAACTTGTCCTTGAACCAG GTCAGTAACTGGTTCATCAACGCGCGTCGCCGTGCCCCGCAGAAAGAGCAACGAGAGCGCGAGGCCAACAACAGTACCGAGCAGTAG
- a CDS encoding Sphingosine N-acyltransferase yields the protein MPTKTALQNGSVTANGAPMAQSQDQKTAIAPKRRKTVPKKVEDEGLMASLCTLICDHQIGISVNLLSLLFLTHFSFPRARDRTTKFFQMSYYNPDTNMYGCGTDDLPYVIFWTVAFTGLRVAVMDYMLDPLARLGGIRTKKGLDRFKEQAWLIVYYTISWSLGMYIMYHSDFWLNLHGIWEGWPFREVDGLFKWYYLVQWGFWIQQILVVNIEEKRKDYTQMLTHHVFTTALMFLSYGYYHMRVGTVILCIMDFVDIILPTAKLLKYMGYTNACDIAFGAFVLSWILTRHILYMMVCWSIYAFAPVDMAPGCYYSNNAFVPMSNTTEFDRLGGNAPWSNLLKAYTDQNGPICWNPNLRYYFLALLLSLQVFCLIWFGTIAKVVYKVMKGDAPEDIRSDDEGDDEGIEETEKTNTILNMATTCTESGMSQPLEEEVGVDALTFARMNGASQRRQARRESSRASGISIPGHGDHKELLGRIGCDKPS from the exons ATGCCAACCAAAACAGCGCTGCAAAACGGCAGCGTTACCGCCAATGGTGCACCTATGGCCCAATCGCAGGATCAGAAAACGGCAATCGCTCCCAAACGGCGGAAAACGGTACCCAAGAAGGTCGAGGATGAGGGCCTGATGGCTTCGCTGTGCACGCTGATTTGCGACCACCAGATTG GTATCTCTGTCAACCTCCTTTCGCTGCTCTTCCTTACGCACTTCTCCTTCCCTCGCGCGCGAGATCGAACCACCAAGTTCTTCCAAATGTCCTACTACAACCCAGACACCAACATGTACGGGTGCGGCACCGACGATCTGCCCTACGTCATCTTCTGGACTGTGGCCTTCACCGGTCTTCGAGTCGCGGTTATGGACTATATGCTGGACCCGCTGGCCAGATTGGGAGGCATCAGGACAAAGAAGGGCCTTGACAGGTTCAAGGAACAGGCATGGCTGATCGTTTACTACACCATTTCCTGGTCGTTGGGCATG TACATCATGTACCATTCGGACTTCTGGCTGAACCTCCACGGCATCTGGGAAGGCTGGCCTTTCCGCGAGGTTGACGGTCTTTTCAAGTGGTACTACCTTGTGCAGTGGGGCTTCTGGATCCAGCAGATTCTTGTTGTCAACATTGAGGAGAAGCGCAAGGACTACACGCAGATGCTCACGCACCATGTTTTCACGACCGCGCTCATGTTCCTCTCCTACGGTTACTACCACATGCGCGTCGGTACCGTGATCCTGTGCATCATGGACTTTGTCGACATCATCCTCCCT ACCGCTAAACTCCTCAAATACATGGGCTACACCAATGCCTGTGATATTGCCTTTGGGGCTTTTGTTCTTTCCTGGATCCTCACCCGCCACATCTTGTACATGATGGTCTGCTGGTCCATCTACGCTTTCGCCCCTGTCGACATGGCACCCGGCTGCTACTACTCCAACAATGCCTTCGTCCCCATGTCCAACACCACCGAATTTGACCGCCTCGGCGGCAACGCGCCTTGGAGCAACCTACTCAAAGCGTACACCGACCAGAACGGTCCTATCTGCTGGAATCCGAACCTCCGATACTACTTCCTCGCACTCCTCCTTTCACTACAGGTCTTCTGTCTCATATGGTTTGGCACAATCGCGAAGGTTGTGTACAAGGTGATGAAGGGGGATGCTCCCGAGGATATTCGCTCTGACGATGAGGGAGATGACGAGGGTATCGAGGAGACTGAGAAGACGAACACGATTCTGAACATGGCAACGACATGCACAGAAAGCGGCATGAGCCAGCCACTGGAGGAAGAGGTGGGTGTTGATGCGCTCACGTTCGCACGTATGAACGGTGCGAGCCAGAGGCGCCAGGCGAGGCGCGAGAGCTCGAGGGCCAGTGGTATCAGCATCCCCGGCCATGGGGATCACAAGGAGCTGTTGGGTCGCATCGGCTGCGACAAGCCCTCGTAG
- a CDS encoding D-lactate dehydratase, producing the protein MCEKEWLKDEERRVWEDHNSEFRSKLDKLLKPADVKWEEYGIFFANAGHASRIHYPDAKGL; encoded by the exons ATGTGCGAG AAGGAGTGGCTGAAGGATGAGGAAAGAAGAGTCTGGGAAGACCACAACAGCGAGTTCCGTAGCAAACTCGACAAATTATTGAAGCCTGCTGATGTCAAGTGGGAGGAA TACGGGATCTTCTTCGCTAACGCGGGCCACGCAAGTCGGATTCACTACCCTGACGCGAAAG GTTTATAG
- a CDS encoding homeodomain super, variant 2, translating to MDQLHSPTVDHVLTFSPYSIKIALPVMEYLTLQDIPHRHCNPVNSHRMASLSSERPVGHMAANHLQRSSPPLQPGEQNLPGKLPSFNEFVQTTIERTPPHTPSRRNDSTENSPRVRPQFDDVAWSDSKRRRVDTLGDIYARPSNAAEYPPADLRRMSSAIDPALYHADSTRTRQQSAGPSLHRPSLPYPPPAPASTHARHQSQPVAQSHPSYQQPPMHAHRMVVQGSYAQPPPQPGMMYERRQSYYQDPHMQQHAYPYDDRRESVYYANQQFAAPPPAGYEQGYYDVRFQQHVGVDHNAFNRKRRGNLPKEATNLLKEWFNANRQSPYPSEDQKLDLCRATNLSLNQVSNWFINARRRAPQKEQREREANNSTEQ from the exons ATGGATCAACTTCACTCTCCAACAGTCGACCATGTTCTGACATTTTCTCCATACAGTATAAAAATCGCACTGCCGGTCATGGAATATCTTACACTTCAAGATATTCCGCATCGCCACTGCAACCCAGTAAACTCACACAGAATGGCTTCCCTGTCAAGTGAGAGGCCTGTGGGACACATGGCAGCG AACCACCTTCAGCGAAGCTCGCCACCCTTGCAGCCCGGAGAGCAGAACCTCCCTGGGAAGCTACCCTCATTTAATGAG TTTGTCCAGACCACTATTGAAAGAACACCACCACATACGCCGTCCCGGAGAAATGATTCAACCGAGAACTCCCCACGGGTACGCCCGCAATTCGATGATGTAGCCTGGTCAGACAGCAAGCGCAGACGCGTTGATACATTGGGCGACATCTACGCTCGTCCCTCCAACGCTGCAGAGTACCCGCCGGCTGATCTTCGCCGTATGAGCTCTGCCATTGATCCAGCACTGTATCATGCAGACTCTACTCGGACCCGACAGCAATCAGCAGGCCCTAGTCTCCATCGTCCAAGCTTGCCCTACCCTCCTCCTGCACCAGCGTCCACACACGCACGTCATCAGTCTCAACCAGTCGCCCAGAGTCATCCATCCTACCAACAACCTCCCATGCACGCACACCGAATGGTTGTACAGGGCTCTTACGCACAACCCCCGCCTCAACCTGGAATGATGTATGAGCGCAGACAGAGCTACTACCAAGACCCGCACATGCAGCAGCACGCCTATCCATACGATGACCGCCGCGAATCAGTGTACTACGCTAACCAACAGTTTGCTGCGCCGCCGCCTGCGGGGTACGAACAGGGCTACTACGATGTCAGGTTCCAGCAGCATGTTGGTGTCGATCACAACGCGTTCAACCGCAAGCGACGCGGTAATCTCCCCAAAGAAGCCACGAATCTGCTAAAGGAGTGGTTCAACGCAAACCGTCAGTCACCATACCCTAGTGAAGACCAGAAACTTGATCTGTGTCGGGCAACCAACTTGTCCTTGAACCAG GTCAGTAACTGGTTCATCAACGCGCGTCGCCGTGCCCCGCAGAAAGAGCAACGAGAGCGCGAGGCCAACAACAGTACCGAGCAGTAG
- a CDS encoding Cell division control protein 11 has protein sequence MSSMLKTRRKKNVKKGIQFCLMVCGASGTGRTTFVNTLCGKPVLEHKESDDPSTAHVEEGVKIQPVTVELDEEGTRISLTIVDTPGFGDQIDNEASFGEIVGYLERQYDDILAEESRIKRNPRFRDNRVHVLLYFITPTGHGLRELDIELMKRLSPRVNVIPVIGKADSLTPAELAESKKLVMEDIEHYRIPVYNFPYDIEEDDEDTVEENAELRGLMPFAIVGSEDVVEINGRRVRARQYPWGIVEVDNPRHSDFLAVRSALLHSHLADLKEITHDFLYENYRTEKLSKSVEGGAEAGSSMNPEDLASQSVRLKEEQLRREEEKLREIEVKVQREINEKRQELLARESQLKEIEARMHREQSGHLQDNVPEEA, from the exons ATGTCTTCA ATGCTCAAGAcaaggaggaagaagaatGTCAAGAAGGGCATCCAGTTCTGTCTGATGGTCTGCGGCGCCTCAGGCACGG GCCGAACGACCTTTGTCAACACTCTCTGCGGCAAGCCGGTTCTCGAGCACAAGGAGTCGGACGACCCCAGCACCGCCCACGTCGAGGAGGGCGTCAAGATCCAGCCTGTCACAGTCG AGCTCGATGAGGAGGGCACGCGCATCTCACTGACAATTGTCGACACCCCTGGTTTCGGCGACCAGATAGACAACGAGGCCAG CTTCGGAGAGATCGTTGGCTACCTCGAGCGTCAGTACGATGACATTCTTGCAGAGGAATCGCGTATTAAGCGTAACCCCCGATTCCGCGACAACCGTGTGCACGTCCTGCTGTACTTCATCACACCTACCGGCCATGG TCTCCGCGAACTCGACATCGAGCTCATGAAGCGCCTCTCGCCCCGTGTCAACGTTATCCCCGTTATTGGCAAAGCCGATTCGCTCACCCCCGCCGAGCTGGCCGAGTCGAAGAAGCTTGTGATGGAGGACATTGAGCACTACCGCATCCCCGTTTACAACTTCCCTTACGACATCGAggaagacgacgaagacaCAGTCGAGGAGAACGCTGAGCTGCGTGGACTCATGCCCTTTGCCATAGTAGGATCCGAGGATGTCGTCGAGATCAACGGTCGACGTGTACGAGCCCGCCAGTACCCATGGGGTATCGTCGAAGTCGACAACCCCCGCCACTCAGACTTCTTGGCCGTCCGTAGCGCACTGCTCCACAGCCATTTGGCTGATCTAAAGGAAATCACCCACGATTTCTTGTACGAGAACTACCGTACTGAGAAGCTCAGCAAGAGTGTGGAAGGCGGGGCTGAAGC TGGCTCGTCGATGAACCCTGAGGACCTTGCCAGCCAGTCAGTCCGTCTCAAGGAGGAGCAGCTGCGACGTGAGGAGGAGAAGCTCCGCGAGATCGAAGTCAAGGTACAGCGTGAAATTAACGAGAAGCGACAAGAATTGTTGGCTCGCGAGAGTCAGCTCAAGGAGATCGAAGCCCGTATGCACAGGGAGCAGAGCGGTCATCTGCAAGACAATGTGCCGGAGGAGGCGTAA
- a CDS encoding Protein S-acyltransferase produces the protein MAPPVAPAAGATKADVRDQSALEQRLGQSTSVIMPLLEFGAIGYVTWVLVYQICIEYLIDPSAEFRHDFNIQPRRATGIALIVVYAVLLLLLLIPWLRLLQVIWSRPDLTPLGDVSLEKKEVTTTWLGEYDAYICDYEGMPLWCDKCHNWKPDRTHHCKELGRCVRKMDHYCPWAGGIIAETTHKFFMQFVSFGALYTAYAWIVSAVFLGERIAKTGSRPGTWIGVIAVAVLFCIFTFTMSCMTGWNLCINYTSVEGIQRGGVQNIAFLIATPERSSLPSTLSSKDKSQDHDDWSVLTTIQRGTGRTYVVMQTKPHEHPWYTSLMMGWKDVMGNNILDWLTPIKHSPNTHKSNRGEFEWGELVYDMARQYEAHNPGVKLALLY, from the exons ATGGCGCCCCCGGTAGCCCCAGCAGCGGGCGCAACAAAGGCCGACGTGCGCGACCAGTCTGCCCTCGAGCAGCGCCTGGGACAATCGACATCGGTAATCATGCCCCTACTCGAGTTCGGCGCAATAGGCTACGTGACCTGGGTTCTTGTATACCAGATATGCATAGAGTACCTGATCGATCCCTCCGCCGAATTCCGCCACGACTTCAACATTCAGCCTCGACGCGCCACCGGCATCGCTCTTATCGTCGTATACGCCGTGCTCCTtctcctacttcttataCCATGGCTGCGCCTTCTACAGGTCATATGGTCGAGACCGGACCTCACGCCTTTAGGGGATGTGTCGCTAGAGAAAAAAGAAGTCACGACCACGTGGCTTGGCGAATACGACGCGTACATTTGTGACTACGAAGGCATGCCTTTATGGTGTGATAAGTGCCACAATTGGAAGCCAGATAGAACGCATCACTGCAAGGAGCTGGGTCGCTGTGTACGCAAAATGGATCACTACTGTCCCTGGGCCGGCGGTATCATTGCAGAGACCACGCACAAGTTTTTTATGCAGTTTGTCTCTTTTGGGGCCTTGTACACAGCCTACGCGTGGATCGTGAGTGCGGTATTTTTGGGCGAGCGGATTGCAAAG ACTGGCTCACGCCCGGGCACCTGGATAGGTGTGATCGCTGTCGCAGTTTTGTTCTGCATTTTCACCTTCACCATGAGCTGCATGACTGGCTGGAATCTTTGTATCAACTACACGTCTGTGGAAGGCATCCAGCGAGGCGGCGTTCAGAATATCGCCTTCCTAATCGCTACTCCAGAACGATCAAGCCTCCCATCAACACTCTCTTCAAAAGACAAATCGCAAGACCACGACGATTGGTCCGTTTTGACCACCATTCAACGCGGTACAGGACGCACCTACGTTGTCATGCAGACCAAGCCCCACGAGCATCCCTGGTACACTAGCCTCATGATGGGCTGGAAAGACGTCATGGGCAATAACATTCTCGACTGGTTGACGCCCATCAAGCACAGCCCGAATACACACAAAAGTAATCGAGGCGAGTTTGAGTGGGGCGAGCTGGTCTACGATATGGCGAGGCAGTACGAAGCACACAATCCCGGCGTGAAGTTAGCACTTCTTTATTGA
- a CDS encoding D-lactate dehydratase yields the protein MCEVLHPFEVFKKSGFEVDLASETGSYQADWLLQQKEWLKDEERRVWEDHNSEFRSKLDKLLKPADVKWEEYGIFFANAGHASRIHYPDAKGL from the exons ATGTGCGAGGTGCTCCATCCCTTTGAAGTCTTCAAGAAGTCTGGATTCGAGGTCGATCTCGCATCCGAGACGGGCTCTTACCAAGCTGACTGGCTTTTGCAACAGAAGGAGTGGCTGAAGGATGAGGAAAGAAGAGTCTGGGAAGACCACAACAGCGAGTTCCGTAGCAAACTCGACAAATTATTGAAGCCTGCTGATGTCAAGTGGGAGGAA TACGGGATCTTCTTCGCTAACGCGGGCCACGCAAGTCGGATTCACTACCCTGACGCGAAAG GTTTATAG
- a CDS encoding Phosphatidylinositol 3,5-bisphosphate-binding protein, variant 2 yields the protein MALASSSTEYSLTRAVYSSKSGDQKVAREVGGGIGCAEMLGTTRYIALVGGGKQPKFPQNKVQIWNDATQQVSTSLEFKTPIQRVRLSQTHLIVVLLNKVGIYKMKMPPEKVADYETINNPFGLCELGKNTVAFPGRAVGQVKLFDLTTHNVSIIPAHESPLRALALSQNDSQVATASEQGTLIRLWSFPSCTKLSELRRGVDPAAIFSLAFSPSATTLAVTSDKSTLHIFDIAQPSTQPPDPKDHKWKLLSKVPLLPRQFSDTYSNCSAKFEMGDEPANFGPAARSATLNAGIPGVPGGRPTKGLLGWLDDQTLLIIGAGQDARWEKFNVGFDDAGKRAVVRDGWRRYLD from the exons ATGGCTCTCGCCAGCAGCTCGACTGAATATTCGCTCACCCGCGCAGTCTACTCATCCAAATCTGGTGATCAAAAGGTCGCAAGAG AGGTTGGCGGAGGGATCGGTTGCGCTGAAATGCTCGGCACCACGCGCTACATCGCCCTAGTTGGAGGAGGGAAGCAGCCCAAGTTCCCGCAGAACAAG GTTCAAATCTGGAACGACGCAACCCAGCAAGTCTCTACCTCGCTTGAGTTCAAGACGCCCATCCAACGCGTGCGCCTCTCGCAGACGCATTTGATCGTCGTCCTGCTCAATAAAGTCGGCATATACAAGATGAAGATGCCTCCCGAGAAGGTTGCCGACTACGAAACCATAAACAATCCCTTCGGCCTGTGTGAGCTGGGGAAGAACACGGTCGCATTCCCAGGCAGAGCCGTTGGCCAGGTCAAACTGTTCGACCTGACCACGCACAACGTCAGCATCATCCCTGCGCACGAATCGCCCCTGCGCGCCCTTGCCCTCAGTCAGAACGACTCCCAAGTAGCCACTGCAAGCGAACAGGGCACGCTGATCCGCCTCTGGTCCTTCCCAAGCTGCACCAAGCTTTCAGAACTACGGCGTGGCGTCGATCCAGCCGCCATCTTCTCACTCGCCTTCTCACCTTCTGCCACAACGCTCGCCGTAACAAGCGATAAATCCACCCTCCACATCTTCGACATTGCGCAACCCAGCACCCAGCCCCCAGATCCAAAAGACCACAAATGGAAACTCCTCTCCAAGGTGCCCCTCCTGCCGCGCCAGTTCTCAGACACCTACTCCAACTGCTCCGCGAAATTCGAAATGGGCGACGAGCCCGCCAATTTCGGCCCAGCAGCCAGATCCGCAACGCTGAATGCTGGGATACCGGGTGTGCCGGGCGGCAGACCCACGAAAGGGTTGCTCGGCTGGTTGGACGATCAGACTCTGCTCATCATCGGCGCTGGTCAGGATGCGCGGTGGGAGAAGTTCAACGTCGGGTTCGACGATGCGGGAAAGAGGGCAGTGGTGCGGGATGGGTGGCGGCGGTATCTCGACTAG